One region of Rhodocaloribacter litoris genomic DNA includes:
- a CDS encoding molybdenum cofactor biosynthesis protein MoaE produces MQEIKNETQWIRLQSDPLDVSAATDYLRVPGAGGIDLFLGITRRWSGPATGDPSGARRETVRLSYECFVPMAMQEMQRLAAAAAARWPVERVCLWHRLGVVPVAEASVLIGVATPHRAEAFAACRFLIDTLKRQVPIWKREHFADGRTVWVQGDAPPELPPVQARSTGEA; encoded by the coding sequence ATGCAGGAGATAAAAAACGAAACGCAGTGGATCCGGCTGCAATCCGATCCGCTCGACGTGAGCGCTGCGACGGACTACCTGCGGGTGCCCGGCGCCGGGGGCATCGACCTGTTCCTTGGCATCACCCGCCGCTGGAGCGGGCCGGCGACAGGCGACCCGTCCGGTGCGCGCCGCGAGACCGTCAGGCTGTCGTACGAGTGCTTCGTGCCGATGGCGATGCAGGAGATGCAGCGGCTTGCCGCGGCGGCGGCGGCGCGGTGGCCGGTCGAGCGGGTGTGCCTGTGGCACCGGCTGGGGGTCGTGCCGGTGGCCGAGGCCAGCGTGCTCATCGGGGTGGCGACCCCGCACCGGGCCGAAGCCTTTGCCGCGTGCCGCTTCCTGATCGACACGCTCAAACGCCAGGTGCCCATCTGGAAACGCGAGCACTTCGCCGACGGCCGCACCGTCTGGGTGCAGGGGGATGCCCCGCCCGAGCTGCCTCCGGTGCAGGCAAGAAGCACCGGGGAGGCGTAG
- a CDS encoding MoaD/ThiS family protein, with protein MRDETIGLRVLLFSVLRERIGTGRLEIRLPAPATGEDLLDALERAYPALRPYRGTLRLAVNRAYAPETTPLNEGDEVALITPVSGG; from the coding sequence ATGCGGGACGAAACCATCGGGCTGCGGGTGCTCCTTTTCAGCGTGCTGCGGGAGCGCATCGGGACGGGCCGTCTGGAGATCCGGTTGCCGGCGCCGGCCACGGGCGAAGACCTGCTCGACGCGCTCGAGCGGGCGTATCCGGCACTCCGGCCGTACCGGGGGACCCTTCGCCTGGCCGTCAACCGGGCGTATGCCCCGGAGACGACGCCGCTGAACGAAGGCGACGAGGTGGCGCTCATCACCCCCGTCAGCGGGGGCTAG
- a CDS encoding DUF5686 and carboxypeptidase-like regulatory domain-containing protein: MKPLAASRFGLPGHRGGHAVAGWSGASGMGCLALLLVWLGAPPVFGQVLVEGTVRDAATGEPLPAANVHVEGTYRGTITNEDGWYALRLDGLPAVLVVRYIGYATQRRTLRPGDAGRQDFDLEPVAYELDEVVVTGEDPAVEIMRQVIARKQQWRAALQRYRAEVYNRFTLENDTGIVSIVESLTEAFWDRERGAREVVRARRRTSNLDFEAFLPAAFFVENLYDDDVEVAGYRLIGVTHPDALRHYRFTLEGTRVLDDRTVYDIAVRPAGRLKSAFEGRVAVLDEAFALVEAELRPGEAFLFPPPVRAYEVTYRQQFSRFGGDFWLPVDFRSEALLKIDVQGLLTFPLIRIRQVARFTNYEVNGPLPDTLYRKIAYLTIDSVAVAADTLLDRPGVAVPLSGREAGAYATIDSTMTLEKAYRPRGPLAFLVKVEQEDDAGRRGRTGRDRGLRPSLQPELWYNRVDEAHLALGLGATVGRHLALRALGGYKTGPNRWTYGGEVELRGGTRGRGWLALRYRDNIEPRFPYQIHERFFNSFGVLTGGTDYFDYYGNEKWTARAGYHLPFAATRIEVRYNRERHFSVERTTGYSLIGSGADPRPNPAVEEGRLRSLGVRLVFPVRAHPGDDDLPLPLGGQRRVQLQIEHSDPGLLGSDFDFTRLWLLAEWRFETFFRRRLLPMALDVRVVAATHTGTLPPQRYAVVEAAGGLWQTFGGLRTLESRPYEGERVLALFWEHHFRTVPFELLGLRRLAGAGLGLIVHGGHARTFVSAARRDELAATLGFTPRRPEGFHHELGLSLNGLFGLFRIDVTKRLDAPGLTAGLGLARIF; the protein is encoded by the coding sequence ATGAAGCCTCTTGCCGCGTCACGTTTCGGGCTGCCGGGTCACCGGGGGGGGCACGCCGTGGCCGGGTGGAGCGGTGCGTCCGGGATGGGGTGCCTCGCCCTGCTTCTCGTGTGGCTGGGCGCCCCGCCCGTCTTCGGCCAGGTGCTCGTCGAGGGAACCGTACGGGACGCCGCCACGGGCGAGCCGCTGCCGGCGGCCAACGTGCACGTCGAGGGCACGTACCGGGGCACCATCACCAACGAGGACGGGTGGTATGCCCTCCGCCTCGACGGCCTTCCGGCCGTGCTGGTCGTCCGCTACATCGGCTACGCCACGCAGCGGCGAACCCTGCGTCCGGGCGATGCGGGGCGGCAGGACTTCGACCTCGAACCGGTGGCCTACGAGCTGGACGAGGTGGTCGTGACCGGTGAGGACCCGGCCGTCGAGATCATGCGCCAGGTCATCGCACGCAAGCAGCAATGGCGGGCCGCCCTGCAGCGATACCGGGCCGAGGTCTATAACCGCTTTACCCTCGAGAACGACACCGGCATCGTCTCCATCGTCGAAAGCCTGACCGAGGCCTTCTGGGACCGGGAACGCGGAGCACGCGAGGTCGTCCGGGCACGCCGCCGGACGTCGAACCTCGACTTCGAAGCCTTCCTCCCGGCCGCCTTCTTCGTCGAGAACCTGTACGACGACGATGTCGAGGTGGCGGGCTACCGGCTCATCGGGGTGACGCACCCGGACGCTCTCCGGCACTATCGCTTCACGCTCGAAGGCACCCGCGTGCTCGACGACCGGACGGTCTACGACATCGCCGTGCGACCCGCCGGGCGCCTCAAGAGTGCCTTCGAAGGACGGGTGGCCGTCCTGGACGAGGCCTTTGCCCTCGTCGAAGCCGAACTCCGCCCGGGCGAAGCCTTCCTGTTTCCCCCACCGGTCCGGGCCTATGAGGTCACCTACCGCCAGCAGTTTTCCCGCTTCGGCGGCGATTTCTGGTTGCCGGTCGATTTTCGCTCGGAGGCGCTGCTCAAGATCGACGTGCAGGGGCTGCTCACCTTTCCCCTCATCCGCATCCGCCAGGTGGCGCGTTTTACCAACTACGAGGTCAACGGGCCCCTGCCCGACACCCTGTACCGGAAGATCGCCTACCTGACCATCGATTCGGTGGCGGTGGCCGCCGACACGCTGCTGGACCGGCCCGGCGTGGCGGTGCCGCTCTCCGGGCGCGAAGCCGGCGCCTATGCCACCATCGACAGCACGATGACGCTGGAGAAGGCATACCGGCCCCGGGGCCCCCTGGCTTTCCTGGTGAAGGTGGAACAGGAAGACGACGCCGGGAGGCGCGGTCGTACCGGGCGAGACCGGGGGCTTCGGCCTTCGCTGCAACCGGAACTCTGGTACAACCGCGTCGACGAGGCGCATCTGGCCCTCGGCCTCGGCGCCACCGTGGGCCGGCACCTGGCGCTCCGGGCGCTCGGCGGGTACAAGACCGGCCCGAACCGGTGGACCTACGGCGGTGAGGTGGAACTCCGGGGGGGAACCCGCGGGCGCGGATGGCTGGCCCTGCGCTACCGCGACAACATCGAGCCGCGTTTCCCCTACCAGATCCACGAACGCTTTTTCAATAGCTTCGGCGTCCTCACCGGCGGCACGGACTACTTCGACTATTACGGGAACGAAAAGTGGACGGCCCGTGCCGGCTATCACCTCCCGTTCGCCGCCACCCGGATCGAGGTACGGTACAACCGCGAGCGGCATTTCTCGGTCGAACGCACCACCGGCTACAGCTTGATCGGCTCCGGTGCGGATCCGCGGCCCAACCCGGCCGTCGAGGAGGGAAGGCTTCGCTCGCTCGGAGTGCGGCTGGTCTTCCCGGTGCGCGCACACCCGGGGGACGACGACCTCCCGCTGCCGCTCGGCGGGCAGCGCCGTGTGCAGTTGCAGATCGAACACAGCGATCCGGGTCTCCTCGGCAGCGACTTCGACTTTACCCGTCTCTGGCTGCTGGCCGAGTGGCGGTTCGAGACGTTTTTCCGCCGTCGCCTGCTGCCGATGGCGCTCGACGTGCGGGTCGTGGCCGCCACGCACACCGGCACGCTGCCGCCGCAGCGCTATGCCGTCGTGGAGGCCGCCGGCGGCCTGTGGCAGACCTTCGGCGGCCTGCGGACGCTGGAGAGCCGGCCCTATGAGGGAGAGCGGGTGCTGGCACTCTTCTGGGAGCACCACTTTCGCACCGTGCCCTTCGAGCTGCTGGGGCTGCGCCGCCTCGCCGGGGCCGGGCTGGGGTTGATCGTCCACGGGGGGCATGCCCGGACGTTCGTCTCGGCGGCCCGCCGCGACGAACTGGCGGCCACGCTCGGCTTCACACCCCGCCGTCCGGAGGGCTTCCATCACGAACTCGGCCTCTCGCTCAACGGGCTCTTCGGCCTCTTTCGGATCGACGTGACGAAACGCCTCGACGCCCCGGGCCTGACGGCCGGCCTCGGCCTGGCCCGCATCTTTTGA
- a CDS encoding phosphohydrolase, whose product METSSKATTRRFPDWETPSPKEAELNRALLERTSGKVHRLLQGLLVDREVNLYHSYANAVSVRRLGYNDHGPVHARITTYNALKLLRLLRESGIRPSLEEEEVGTYEDAQVAVALGCFLHDLGMGVTRENHEWHSIVLADGIITRYLTMLYGETDPMRVVVRAMAHEVIVGHMGHSRIHSVEAGVVLVADGTDMARGRSRIPQIIDRGPVVGDIHRYSASAISRVDLSPGDAKPVRITISMENKTGLFQVEEILMGKVKASPIMPYLEICALVADEPPRFYLR is encoded by the coding sequence ATGGAAACATCCTCGAAGGCAACCACCCGGCGGTTTCCCGACTGGGAAACGCCCAGTCCCAAAGAGGCCGAGCTGAACCGGGCCCTGCTCGAACGGACCTCCGGTAAGGTGCACCGGCTGCTGCAGGGCCTGCTGGTCGATCGGGAGGTCAACCTGTACCACAGCTATGCCAACGCCGTCTCGGTTCGGCGGCTCGGCTACAACGACCACGGGCCGGTGCACGCCCGCATCACCACGTACAATGCCCTCAAGTTGCTCCGTCTGCTGCGCGAGAGCGGCATCCGGCCGTCGCTCGAAGAGGAGGAGGTCGGTACCTACGAGGATGCCCAGGTGGCCGTGGCCCTGGGCTGCTTCCTGCACGACCTCGGCATGGGGGTCACCCGCGAGAACCACGAATGGCACTCCATCGTCCTGGCCGACGGCATCATCACCCGCTACCTGACGATGCTCTACGGCGAGACCGATCCGATGCGCGTCGTCGTCCGGGCCATGGCGCACGAGGTCATCGTCGGGCATATGGGGCACAGCCGGATCCACTCCGTCGAGGCCGGGGTCGTCCTCGTGGCCGACGGCACGGACATGGCCCGCGGGCGCTCCCGCATCCCGCAAATCATCGATCGCGGCCCGGTCGTCGGAGACATTCACCGCTACTCGGCCAGCGCCATCAGCCGGGTAGACCTCTCGCCCGGTGATGCCAAGCCCGTCCGCATCACGATCTCGATGGAAAACAAGACGGGGCTCTTTCAGGTGGAAGAGATCCTCATGGGCAAGGTGAAGGCCTCGCCGATCATGCCCTATCTGGAAATCTGCGCCCTCGTGGCCGATGAGCCGCCCCGCTTCTACCTGCGATGA
- a CDS encoding redoxin domain-containing protein, which translates to MGLRKGDEAPNFTLYDDRRKPFELASLRGKKHVVLLFFPGAFTSVCTTELNMVNNDLEAFGPDTQVVGISTDSPFVLAEFKKVHGLRFPLLSDHDAEVCAAYGAKYNRDFTPMQLDRIARRAAFVVDKKGRVQYAEVLENAGELPDLEAIKALVAEL; encoded by the coding sequence ATGGGCCTGCGCAAAGGAGACGAAGCGCCTAACTTCACCCTCTATGACGACCGGCGCAAGCCGTTCGAGCTGGCATCCCTGCGGGGCAAGAAGCACGTCGTGCTGCTGTTCTTTCCCGGGGCGTTCACGAGCGTTTGCACGACGGAGTTGAACATGGTCAACAACGACCTCGAAGCCTTCGGGCCGGATACGCAGGTCGTCGGGATCTCGACCGACTCGCCGTTCGTGCTCGCCGAGTTCAAAAAGGTACACGGCCTGCGTTTCCCGCTCCTGAGCGACCACGATGCGGAGGTCTGTGCCGCCTACGGGGCGAAGTACAACCGGGATTTCACCCCCATGCAGCTCGACCGCATCGCCCGCCGGGCTGCTTTTGTGGTGGACAAGAAGGGGCGGGTGCAGTATGCCGAGGTGCTCGAGAATGCCGGCGAACTGCCGGATCTGGAGGCCATCAAGGCCCTGGTGGCGGAACTCTGA